One stretch of Nitrosococcus watsonii C-113 DNA includes these proteins:
- a CDS encoding addiction module antidote protein: MTTPYDVAEHLRTPEEMAAYLEACLEEADGDAAFVAKALGDIVRAKGMSQVARDAGLSRESLYKALSGERSPGFDTILKVIRALGLKLHAEAALVADSTAQQSAPADARASRG, encoded by the coding sequence ATGACTACCCCTTACGATGTCGCCGAGCACCTTCGCACGCCTGAGGAAATGGCTGCTTATCTAGAAGCTTGCCTTGAGGAGGCTGATGGGGACGCTGCATTCGTTGCCAAGGCTCTGGGCGATATTGTCCGCGCCAAGGGCATGTCTCAGGTAGCACGTGATGCTGGTCTGTCCCGCGAAAGTCTTTACAAGGCACTTTCTGGCGAACGAAGTCCAGGCTTTGACACAATTCTCAAGGTCATACGAGCCTTAGGCTTAAAATTGCATGCTGAAGCAGCTCTCGTGGCTGACTCAACGGCCCAACAAAGCGCTCCAGCCGACGCTCGTGCCTCGCGGGGCTGA
- a CDS encoding glycosyltransferase family 9 protein, translating to MQRILIIKLGALGDIIMATPHIKRIVEGYPEAEVWLLTAPGFAGLFAGYPNLKVKSFPRKGIQSLFPPLGWIRSQGFQIVFDLQGSDRSKTMVALSGATRRYGLGPGFPYTHCPPNKGIVGKDVHNFSRLNRLLETAGLPLAQAGPYLEASGGQRQKVEDWLAGKGLLGRKLALIHAGSSARWESKRWAAAHFVTLGTILEQQGIVVIWVGGSEDAALNQTLSQNIGMDATGVFSLLELVALAHQARFAVTTDSAPMHAIAAAAIPVYALFGPTDWRRSHAVGQQQRVLVHPVACSPCYLPECPPRNAHRCLAQLQPGEVLARLHQDGMLG from the coding sequence ATGCAGCGAATACTGATCATTAAATTAGGGGCACTCGGTGATATCATCATGGCGACCCCCCATATCAAACGAATCGTGGAGGGCTATCCTGAGGCCGAGGTTTGGCTGCTTACAGCGCCGGGGTTTGCTGGCCTGTTTGCAGGCTATCCTAATCTAAAAGTGAAGTCTTTCCCGAGAAAAGGTATCCAGTCTCTGTTCCCTCCCCTGGGATGGATACGCAGCCAGGGTTTCCAAATAGTTTTTGATTTGCAAGGGAGCGACCGTAGCAAAACCATGGTGGCTCTTTCTGGGGCTACCCGGCGCTATGGTCTAGGCCCGGGTTTTCCTTATACCCATTGCCCACCTAACAAGGGAATTGTGGGCAAGGACGTGCATAATTTTAGCCGCTTGAACCGGCTATTAGAAACGGCGGGTTTGCCACTGGCGCAGGCGGGGCCTTATCTTGAAGCCAGCGGCGGGCAGCGCCAAAAAGTGGAGGATTGGCTGGCAGGAAAAGGGCTGCTGGGAAGAAAGCTCGCCCTCATCCATGCCGGTTCCAGCGCCCGTTGGGAGAGTAAGCGGTGGGCGGCTGCTCACTTTGTTACCCTGGGGACGATTCTGGAGCAGCAGGGGATAGTGGTCATCTGGGTGGGCGGCTCGGAAGATGCTGCATTAAACCAAACCCTCTCCCAAAATATCGGTATGGATGCAACGGGCGTATTTTCTCTCCTGGAGCTAGTTGCCTTAGCGCATCAGGCTCGTTTTGCGGTGACCACCGACTCGGCGCCCATGCATGCTATCGCTGCTGCCGCTATCCCCGTTTATGCTTTGTTTGGACCCACCGATTGGCGCCGCAGCCATGCCGTTGGTCAGCAACAGCGTGTTCTCGTCCATCCGGTAGCGTGCAGCCCGTGCTATCTTCCTGAGTGTCCCCCGCGGAATGCTCACCGTTGTCTGGCACAGTTGCAGCCGGGGGAAGTGCTGGCGCGCCTGCACCAGGACGGAATGCTGGGATAA
- a CDS encoding type II toxin-antitoxin system mRNA interferase toxin, RelE/StbE family: MWTIYEHRNVPKQLRTIPTDILKRYEKWKDIVSISGPQGLRLIKGFHDESLRGEWKGHRSSRLGKQFRVIYRIKKDQILVQVVNITAHDYRNK, from the coding sequence ATGTGGACGATCTATGAACACCGGAATGTTCCAAAACAGTTACGAACCATTCCTACCGATATATTGAAACGATACGAAAAATGGAAAGATATCGTATCTATATCAGGGCCTCAGGGTCTTAGGTTGATTAAAGGTTTTCACGATGAGTCACTAAGAGGTGAATGGAAGGGCCATCGATCATCGAGACTTGGCAAACAATTTCGCGTGATATATCGAATCAAAAAAGATCAGATACTAGTTCAGGTTGTCAACATAACTGCACACGACTACAGGAATAAATAG
- a CDS encoding class I SAM-dependent methyltransferase, which translates to MTHDIKNIIKAITPPIILSGVKAVFLSKDKKEEEEKDSSWYDASFEKDDYWKCHYSLSHYYFLWTVISDRIVRAKIDSILEIGCGSGQLACLIRDKGVKEYHGFDFSPKRIIQAENACPEFNFSEQDAFKTDLFTTCDYSAVVCTEFLEHVEDDIGVLNRIRSGAKFYGTVPNFPFESHVRHFKNESEVLARYRKCFQDLRVDVFLANDRGKTFYLIEGKII; encoded by the coding sequence ATGACACACGATATCAAGAATATAATCAAAGCTATTACCCCGCCGATTATACTGAGTGGAGTCAAGGCTGTATTCCTATCGAAAGATAAAAAGGAAGAGGAAGAGAAGGATTCGTCATGGTATGACGCATCCTTCGAGAAAGATGACTATTGGAAATGCCATTATTCTCTATCACATTACTATTTTTTATGGACAGTAATATCAGATCGGATAGTAAGGGCAAAAATCGACTCTATACTTGAAATTGGATGTGGTTCGGGGCAACTAGCCTGTTTAATAAGGGATAAAGGGGTTAAGGAGTATCATGGATTTGATTTCAGTCCAAAGCGTATCATTCAAGCAGAGAATGCTTGCCCTGAATTTAACTTCAGCGAGCAAGATGCCTTCAAAACAGATCTGTTCACGACATGCGACTATTCCGCTGTTGTTTGTACCGAGTTCTTAGAGCACGTTGAGGATGACATTGGTGTTCTAAACCGGATCAGGTCGGGGGCAAAATTCTATGGTACAGTGCCGAATTTTCCTTTTGAATCACATGTAAGGCATTTTAAGAACGAGAGTGAGGTGCTTGCTAGGTATAGGAAATGTTTTCAGGATTTAAGAGTAGATGTTTTTCTTGCAAATGATCGTGGCAAGACGTTCTATCTAATCGAAGGCAAAATAATTTAA
- a CDS encoding helix-turn-helix domain-containing protein: MKNYKIAKRQIDVSVGESVRIIRELQEMSQNELAKLAGIPQSTISAIENDRVNLGVERAKQLALALKCHPAVLVFPGWDVHNAA; this comes from the coding sequence ATGAAAAATTACAAAATTGCAAAAAGACAAATTGACGTTAGTGTTGGCGAATCAGTTCGGATAATCAGAGAACTTCAGGAAATGAGTCAGAATGAACTCGCAAAGCTGGCTGGAATTCCCCAATCCACTATCTCCGCTATTGAAAATGATCGAGTTAACTTGGGAGTGGAAAGGGCGAAGCAGTTGGCGCTAGCACTCAAGTGCCATCCAGCTGTGTTAGTGTTCCCAGGATGGGATGTGCACAATGCCGCATAA
- a CDS encoding glycosyltransferase family 4 protein, which yields MPAANLRLEGRVHWDGWQQNPSVFYQLADIFICPSRHEPLGNVILEAWSHGKPVIATNTQGAQELMTPTENGWITPNADPKALSKAISALLTDETLQAQLGKNGFATLQRHHSQEAIVTAYLNLYSQLLGH from the coding sequence ATCCCTGCGGCCAACCTCCGCCTAGAAGGGCGGGTTCATTGGGACGGTTGGCAACAAAACCCTAGCGTTTTTTACCAACTGGCTGATATTTTCATCTGCCCTTCCCGACACGAACCCCTGGGCAATGTGATCCTCGAAGCCTGGAGCCATGGCAAACCGGTTATCGCCACTAACACCCAAGGCGCCCAGGAACTCATGACCCCCACTGAAAATGGATGGATCACTCCTAATGCCGATCCCAAAGCTCTCAGCAAAGCCATTTCCGCCCTTCTCACGGATGAGACTTTGCAAGCCCAACTAGGGAAAAATGGTTTCGCCACCCTCCAGCGTCATCATTCCCAGGAAGCCATCGTCACCGCCTATCTGAATCTCTATAGCCAGCTACTTGGCCATTAA